One genomic window of Streptomyces sp. NBC_01276 includes the following:
- a CDS encoding phytoene desaturase family protein — protein MARIAVIGAGMGAMATAARLAVAGHQVTVYERGDSYGGSVGRYEQDGFSFDTGPGLLHLPAVYRDLFVKTGKRPLEDLVDMVQLDPAVRHVLGDTTVTLPGASRGGVAAALDGAFGKGAGERWNAVLGRARDTWDATRRPLLEEPLRPDWQVLGRDPYPALRGSGLLRRRPPSLAEVASRELGGHLGELLAGRVRAYGLDPDAAPASAAALPYMEQTFGSWYVRGGMRELATAVYERCLERKVTFAFATPVREVLARGGRAAGVLLGDGTEAPADSVVCGIDPRRLPAKSVSWPHGGAPARGDGVPARLTLLLALRGSRPADAVHRTLVHSPGLDVTVLRPDDPATRPDADHEAVTVTAVCGPAGGAPVPDPEELLDLAARAVPGLRSRMLWMRVRTPKDVEAATGALGGSVPPPALAGAGGRLLYPANTTALPGLYLAGGWAHPGGGLAHAGMTGALVAGLIVEGAEFRGSQ, from the coding sequence GGGCACCAGGTGACGGTGTACGAGCGGGGGGACTCCTACGGCGGATCGGTGGGCCGGTACGAGCAGGACGGCTTCTCCTTCGACACCGGCCCCGGGCTGCTGCACCTGCCCGCCGTCTACCGCGACCTGTTCGTGAAAACCGGCAAGCGGCCCCTGGAGGACCTGGTCGACATGGTCCAGCTGGACCCGGCCGTCCGCCACGTCCTGGGCGACACCACCGTCACCCTGCCGGGCGCCTCGCGCGGCGGGGTCGCGGCCGCCCTCGACGGGGCCTTCGGCAAGGGCGCGGGCGAGCGCTGGAACGCGGTCCTGGGGCGCGCCCGCGACACCTGGGACGCCACCCGGCGCCCCCTGCTGGAGGAGCCGCTGCGCCCCGACTGGCAGGTCCTGGGCCGCGACCCCTACCCGGCGCTCCGCGGGAGCGGCCTGCTGCGCCGCCGCCCGCCCTCGCTGGCGGAGGTGGCCTCGCGCGAGCTGGGCGGCCACCTCGGGGAGCTGCTGGCCGGCCGGGTGCGGGCGTACGGGCTGGACCCGGACGCCGCTCCCGCCTCGGCGGCCGCGCTGCCGTACATGGAGCAGACCTTCGGCAGCTGGTACGTCCGGGGCGGCATGCGGGAGCTGGCCACCGCGGTGTACGAGCGCTGCCTGGAGCGGAAGGTCACCTTCGCCTTCGCCACCCCGGTGCGTGAGGTCCTGGCGCGGGGCGGCCGGGCGGCCGGGGTGCTGCTGGGCGACGGCACCGAGGCGCCCGCCGACTCCGTCGTCTGCGGGATCGACCCGCGGCGGCTGCCGGCCAAGTCCGTGTCCTGGCCGCACGGCGGGGCTCCGGCCCGCGGGGACGGGGTGCCCGCGCGGCTGACCCTGCTGCTGGCCCTGCGCGGCTCCCGCCCGGCCGACGCCGTGCACCGCACCCTGGTGCACTCCCCCGGGCTGGACGTGACCGTGCTGCGCCCGGACGACCCGGCCACCCGGCCCGACGCCGACCACGAGGCGGTCACGGTGACCGCCGTGTGCGGCCCCGCGGGCGGGGCGCCGGTCCCGGACCCCGAGGAGCTGCTGGACCTCGCCGCGCGGGCCGTGCCGGGGCTGCGCTCACGGATGCTGTGGATGCGGGTGCGCACCCCGAAGGACGTGGAGGCGGCCACCGGCGCGCTCGGCGGTTCGGTGCCCCCGCCCGCCCTCGCCGGAGCCGGCGGGCGGCTGCTGTACCCGGCGAACACGACGGCCCTGCCGGGGCTGTACCTGGCCGGCGGCTGGGCCCACCCCGGCGGCGGGCTGGCGCACGCCGGGATGACCGGGGCCCTGGTGGCCGGGCTGATCGTGGAGGGGGCGGAGTTCCGGGGCTCCCAGTGA